The Plasmodium berghei ANKA genome assembly, chromosome: 8 genome has a segment encoding these proteins:
- a CDS encoding ribosomal protein S8e, putative: protein MPQNDYIELHRKRYGYRFDYFEKTRKKEARKVHKESLKAKKLRGIKAKIYNKKKYTEKVNLKKTIKSHELKDAKSSHKIHDENGLPAYLLERNQIQRTKVLTNLLKQKRKSKAGKWELPVPKIQALNEGEMLRVVKSGKRRRKTWKRLIDKISFVGNDFTRKNPKFERYIRPSSLRFKKANVYHSELKTTLSLDILGVKVNPQSNLYTNLGIITKGTIIEVNVSDLGLVTQSGKVIWAKFAQVTNNPELDGCINATLLV, encoded by the coding sequence ATGCCGCAGAATGATTATATTGAGCTTCACAGGAAAAGGTATGGGTATCGATTTGATTATTTTGAGAAAACAAGAAAAAAGGAAGCAAGAAAAGTTCATAAAGAATCGTTAAAAGCTAAAAAACTAAGAGGAATAAAAgcaaaaatatacaataagAAGAAATATACCGAAAAGGTAAATCTTaagaaaacaataaaatcaCATGAACTTAAGGATGCAAAAAGCTCTCATAAAATACATGACGAAAATGGATTACCtgcatatttattagaAAGAAATCAAATACAACGAACTAAAGTTTTAACAAATTTGCttaaacaaaaaagaaagagTAAAGCGGGAAAATGGGAACTTCCTGTGCCTAAAATACAAGCATTAAACGAAGGTGAAATGCTAAGAGTTGTAAAATCAGGTAaaagaagaagaaaaacATGGAAAAGATTAATAGATAAAATATCATTTGTTGGCAATGATTTTACAAGAAAAAACCCCAAATTCGAAAGATATATTAGACCTAGCAGTTTAAGATTTAAAAAAGCAAATGTATATCACAGTGAATTAAAAACAACACTTTCTTTGGATATATTAGGTGTTAAGGTTAATCCCCaatcaaatttatatacaaatttagGAATTATAACAAAGGGAACAATAATAGAAGTTAATGTAAGTGATTTGGGTCTTGTTACTCAATCAGGGAAAGTTATATGGGCAAAATTTGCGCAAGTAACAAATAATCCAGAGCTTGATGGATGTATTAACGCTACATTACttgtttaa